DNA sequence from the Candidatus Aegiribacteria sp. genome:
TCGTCCTTATCCGAATTATTCGGCGAATATTTCCGATACAATTATCTACTACCTTACACAATCAATAATTCTGGATCCGAATTTAAGGGATAGTTATTATTTCCTGGGTGTTGAATATGGAGTTATCTCCCGAAAAGCTATTCAATTCGACCAGTATGATGAGGTTAAAGAATCAATGATTAAGGGTTTCCTTGCCGGATGTTATCCCCCCTGGCTTCTGGAGTATGCCCGTAATACACTGGACTGCTGCCAGCAAAACGCAATTCTTTTTATCAGCGGAGATGCGGAAGTTAATGCTATATCCTATCTGCAGTGGATTGATAATTATCGTCAAGATATTTCTCCGGTGATTATTCCCCTCTGTAACCGATCCTGGTATATTGAGATCATTAAAGAGGGATTCCATGATCTAATTGTACCTGTACCTATAAGTTGGAATACTGAGCAAATCTATGGGACAAATAATTATAAGTGGAATTCAAATATAATACACACATTACTTAACTCCGAAATTATTAGATTATATGAATTGGAAGATAGTGTTTTCCAATGGACGTTATCTCCCGATCTGACTGGTTACGACCGGGAATATTTAAGCCCGGCAAAAGCTATAATTACGGATATAATTGAACAAAATGCTTTTCTCCGCCCTGTATATTTTTCCCTTTCTTCTCCTGCCTTAATTACTGATGATTTCGATTCCAGTTTAATTCTCTGCGGTTTGGCCAGACAATTAGTGCCCTATAATGTTTGTGAAAGAGGAAATGAAATCGATATCGAATTATTGGAAATTTTTCTTGGAGAAATGGAAAATTTCACCAATTTTCAGGATCTGAGAGAAAATGACTTACCCCGAGTTTCCCAATTGCTTAATAACTATAGATATTTATACTTAAATTTAATTACCTATTACTATAATTTAAACAATCTAACAAAAGCTAATTTTCTTATGCAAACGATGGAGGAATATCTACCTGATTCCATATTACCTCTTCCTGAGAATTTAGACACATATATTAACCAGCTAAGGAATTCTCTATAGTAATCTTATAGCAGAATGCTTTGAGTGAATTACTATCTGTGTCGTCCAGCTTATTGCGAGGCTCCACATGCTCAGGTGACGTCCCCCCCCTCCCACGCTAATATATTAGAGAGAATGGTTTCCCTAATTACGTTTGGAGGGGTACAATGCAGTTTGTCTTTACTTTTATATTCATGATAGGTGCTGAATTACTGTCAGATGGATACGAGGTTACACTGGAGAATGATGGCCGTGATAATACACTGATTGAAGTAATCGACACCGGTAACGGGGACTCCATCCTCTCGCTGGACATTACCTTTGTCTACAGTGCCCATTATCACTCCTGTGAATATCATGACGGATACCTGTACGTTATTCGGAGGATCGATTACGATGGATACCCCGATGAAAACTGGTCTGATCAGTTGTGGAGATACTCTCACGAGGGTACAGGTGTTGAGCTGTTTTCGCACAAGGGACTGGATTTCAGGGTTTCCGGGGATAACAGCCACATCGCGGTTGTTTCCAGAGACAGTTTATGGGTCCTGGGAAGTGAAGGGGGAATCCTCGGGACCTTTGAAACCGAGCAGCTATCATCCGTCCGGATTGGTTTTGATGTTGTTTTGCAGCCGCTGGAATGGTCCTCGAACGGGTTATCCTTCTGGGGATCTCTTCTTCAGGTACCTGGACCGATTAACCTCTTCAGACTTGATATAAACTCCATGAATCCCGTGATATACGACATATCAAGTCTTGAAATACTCGATGAATATGTCCTGCAGGC
Encoded proteins:
- a CDS encoding tetratricopeptide repeat protein, producing MFVLILSLIISLTETDSSDVQNYLHQAHHYFDQGSYLESIECLESALAVDSSNAEIYHYLGYYTHYLCYDSRPYPNYSANISDTIIYYLTQSIILDPNLRDSYYFLGVEYGVISRKAIQFDQYDEVKESMIKGFLAGCYPPWLLEYARNTLDCCQQNAILFISGDAEVNAISYLQWIDNYRQDISPVIIPLCNRSWYIEIIKEGFHDLIVPVPISWNTEQIYGTNNYKWNSNIIHTLLNSEIIRLYELEDSVFQWTLSPDLTGYDREYLSPAKAIITDIIEQNAFLRPVYFSLSSPALITDDFDSSLILCGLARQLVPYNVCERGNEIDIELLEIFLGEMENFTNFQDLRENDLPRVSQLLNNYRYLYLNLITYYYNLNNLTKANFLMQTMEEYLPDSILPLPENLDTYINQLRNSL